The Syntrophorhabdaceae bacterium genome segment CGATGTAAATGACTTCAATGTAGGAACCCTGGAAGGACTTACCGAGGCCACTTATTATCGTGTCATGGCATTGCCGACGATCGTTGTTGAGGATGAAACAGAGAACTGGCTCGGTGAGTGGAGGGGAAACGTACCGAATATCG includes the following:
- a CDS encoding thioredoxin family protein; the protein is MGIVKIFYKDDCPMCPMAKRLKDSLQEKNVDVNDFNVGTLEGLTEATYYRVMALPTIVVEDETENWLGEWRGNVPNIDEVLHVVHGT